Proteins encoded in a region of the Benincasa hispida cultivar B227 chromosome 2, ASM972705v1, whole genome shotgun sequence genome:
- the LOC120071437 gene encoding NAC domain-containing protein 100-like, protein MAAGLVNKQDHLELPPGFRFHPTDEELISHYLFEKVMDSSFSCRAIGDVDLNKSEPWDLPWKAKMGEKEWYFFCVRDRKYPTGLRTNRATEAGYWKATGKDKDIYRGKSLVGMKKTLVFYRGRAPKGEKSDWVMHEYRLEGKLSAINLPKTAKNEWVICRVFQKNSSGKKVDISGMSKLGSFGNEFGHSILPPLTDSSSFNGESKRPVVQLANNNVPCFSIAMDSQRKLEPMASSYNTSLFSVIPNPIDSFPRNSHSNSMYSPPNQTFSVPPNLQLPNSVLLQEQQSLLRALIQNVNGGNTRESFKTERDKISISQETCLTTDVNNEISSVFSNLEMGRRPFDNSQEAPAASMAPIDLDGFWNY, encoded by the exons ATGGCCGCTGGTCTTGTTAATAAACAAGATCATTTGGAATTGCCTCCTGGTTTTCGATTTCATCCTACTGATGAAGAGCTTATTTCTCATTACTTGTTTGAGAAGGTTATGGATAGTAGTTTCTCTTGCAGAGCAATTGGAGATGTTGATCTTAACAAATCTGAGCCTTGGGATTTACCTT GGAAGGCGAAAATGGGAGAAAAAGAGTGGTATTTTTTCTGTGTTAGAGATAGAAAATACCCAACTGGATTGAGGACGAACAGAGCTACTGAAGCTGGGTATTGGAAAGCTACTGGGAAAGATAAAGACATTTATAGAGGAAAATCTCTTGTGGGTATGAAGAAAACTTTGGTTTTTTATAGAGGAAGAGCTCCAAAAGgggaaaaatctgattgggtTATGCATGAATATCGATTAGAGGGTAAACTATCTGCTATAAACCTCCCTAAAACTGCCAAG AATGAGTGGGTGATTTGTAGGGTGTTTCAGAAGAATTCAAGTGGGAAAAAAGTGGATATCTCTGGTATGTCAAAATTGGGTTCTTTTGGGAATGAATTTGGCCATTCGATCCTTCCTCCATTAACAGATTCATCATCATTTAATGGAGAAAGTAAACGCCCTGTTGTTCAATTGGCCAATAACAACGTGCCCTGCTTCTCCATCGCCATGGATTCTCAAAGAAAACTCGAACCAATGGCTTCTTCTTACAATACCTCTCTATTCTCTGTTATTCCTAATCCAATCGATTCGTTTCCTAGAAACTCACATTCGAATTCAATGTATTCACCACCAAATCAGACTTTCTCTGTTCCGCCAAATCTGCAATTACCAAACTCAGTTCTTTTGCAAGAGCAACAATCGCTTCTCAGAGCTTTAATTCAGAACGTCAATGGCGGAAACACACGAGAATCATTCAAAACAGAGAGAGACAAAATCAGTATCTCTCAAGAAACGTGCCTCACCACCGATGTTAACAACGAAATTTCATCTGTTTTTTCAAACCTTGAAATGGGTCGAAGGCCGTTTGACAATTCTCAAGAAGCTCCGGCGGCTTCTATGGCGCCGATCGACCTTGACGGCTTCTGGAATTACTGA